From Amaranthus tricolor cultivar Red isolate AtriRed21 chromosome 4, ASM2621246v1, whole genome shotgun sequence:
aatggagtAGGAATAATTCCAAAGGGTTGTTTGGCAATAAAAGTGGGTCAAACAGATGAAGAACAACAAAGATTTGTAGTACCAGTCGTTTACTTTAATCATCCTTTATTTATGCGTCTTCTTAAAGAAGCTGAAGATGAATATGGTTTTGATCAAAAAGGTACCATTACCATTCCTTGCCACGTGGAGGAATTTCGTTACGTGCAAGCTTTGATTGATCGTGATAAATCaatcaatcatcatcatcatcattcacatc
This genomic window contains:
- the LOC130810410 gene encoding auxin-responsive protein SAUR32-like, whose protein sequence is MGGNFHLHLPHKKHQNQNNQGNSSKGNNNNSNNNNNNNNNGVGIIPKGCLAIKVGQTDEEQQRFVVPVVYFNHPLFMRLLKEAEDEYGFDQKGTITIPCHVEEFRYVQALIDRDKSINHHHHHSHHHHHHHHNPIVSCFRA